Within the Brevinematales bacterium genome, the region TGATCTCCAGCATCCGGTGGGTGAAGTCCGCCGTCTCCCTGGCGATCATCATCGCGACCGGATCGCCGGGATTTGCTTCGAGGTACTTCGACCCCTCGATGAACGCAGTATCCCAGTCTTTTTTCAGGAACGCCTGAAAGAACGGTTCGTTCTTATATTTATCGACCTGATTTTTTCCGCTCTCATTGGCTATGAGGGATAACGGGGAATAGGGCATTGTTTTGACGATTGCTTTCATTTCCTCCGTGCTCACCGGATAGGCGGCCGTAAACGCAATCGCGATGACCAGTAAAGAGAATAAGTGTTTCATGGAGTACCTCGCTTGATAAGTATAATATTAGCACTACGGGAGGGAAAAATCAATTCGCGCCGGATAAATAAAAATCCCGATGCAATTTTCGGGGAATAGTTTTATTCATACCGAATTTGTATTGCATTTTACCGGGCGGGTGTTAAAATAGTGTTATTCGATTTAGGGGGCGTGTATGCTGCGGATACGGTCGAACGCGCGAATCAGCAATACATGGACAATATGCGGAAACTGGGCGGATGAGGAAAAACTTTCCTGTAGACAGTTTACTGATATGAAATACCCGAAATAGGGGGAATTAAAAATGCCTGAGATTATCGAAATTAAAATGGCAAAAAGTATTGACGCGGTTTCCGACCTTCGCGCCGGGCGATTGGCGCAGTTAAGCGAGCCGCAGGAATACTATCTTGAAGAACTGGTTGCCAATTCGAAGACATTTATAATACTTGAAGATGGTACGATAACGGGATATGCGCTGGTGGAAGGCGGTAGTCATCTGGTCGAGTTTTATTATTCGGAAACAGAGATATTTTCTAGAAAGAATATTTTTCAGCGAGTTATACAGGAATTAAAAATAAAAAAAGCAGGCTGTCAATCGTTCGATCACAGCCTCCTGTCAACGGCGATGTTTCTTAAACCGAAAGTGGAGGCTACAGGAATTCTTTTTCGCAGATTTGACCCGTATAAATACTGGAACACCT harbors:
- a CDS encoding GNAT family N-acetyltransferase codes for the protein MPEIIEIKMAKSIDAVSDLRAGRLAQLSEPQEYYLEELVANSKTFIILEDGTITGYALVEGGSHLVEFYYSETEIFSRKNIFQRVIQELKIKKAGCQSFDHSLLSTAMFLKPKVEATGILFRRFDPYKYWNTSPKGLEYSIASKRDYDQLRGINDGFFSSDAEIRDLIAKKYLTVFYSDKRMIGCGNMMQAIPGINAYDIGIMVAPVFRRQGYGAYIAYRMASECIAAGRRPVAGCSIENTASIKALENAGFISHYRWMELHF